A single Desulfomonile tiedjei DNA region contains:
- a CDS encoding AbrB/MazE/SpoVT family DNA-binding domain-containing protein, which translates to MIKKLTKHGNSLALIIDRPVLELLKIDSDTPLEISTDGQVLLISPVRDEERQRKFRKALGTANRKYGRMLQRLAE; encoded by the coding sequence ATGATCAAGAAGCTCACCAAGCACGGCAACAGCCTGGCCTTAATCATTGATCGGCCTGTGCTGGAATTGCTCAAGATTGATTCCGACACGCCGCTGGAGATTTCCACCGATGGACAAGTGTTGCTGATCAGTCCGGTAAGAGATGAAGAGCGTCAACGCAAGTTCCGAAAAGCGTTGGGTACAGCCAATCGAAAATATGGCCGAATGCTCCAACGCTTAGCGGAATAA
- a CDS encoding type II toxin-antitoxin system death-on-curing family toxin gives MVFLGLDEILDVHRDQIRRYGGLSGVRDLGLLQSAISMPSSMFEGTYLHQSLSEMAAAYLFHIVKNHPFYDGNKRTGAVAAIVFLEMNGAELQTDEEALEKLIRDVAEGKADKRAVASFLEQNARGCFQK, from the coding sequence ATCGTCTTTCTAGGCCTGGACGAAATACTGGATGTCCATCGCGATCAGATTCGGCGCTACGGCGGTTTAAGCGGCGTTCGCGATTTAGGACTTTTGCAGTCGGCAATTTCCATGCCCAGTTCCATGTTTGAGGGGACTTATCTGCACCAAAGTCTGTCCGAGATGGCCGCAGCCTATCTGTTCCACATCGTTAAAAATCATCCATTCTATGATGGCAACAAGCGAACGGGCGCGGTGGCAGCAATAGTTTTCCTGGAAATGAATGGGGCTGAACTCCAAACGGATGAAGAAGCCCTTGAGAAGCTGATTCGCGATGTTGCCGAAGGCAAGGCTGATAAACGCGCTGTTGCTTCGTTCCTGGAGCAAAATGCCCGCGGATGTTTTCAAAAGTAG
- a CDS encoding SH3 domain-containing protein produces the protein MRPGHSITIISCLALLLVAASFSEAQAQTYRSAVVVSIDRPENCLRVRSGPGTSYPIVGCVRMGERLQLTGAWSQNNWAEIDLPAKGWVTGSQIRRSATVYVPGVVVPAPAVTYVEPSPVVRTYVRTPYYPYRRYGYGVYGGPGVGVRVGPGGGVAVRAGGVAVGVGPRGGWGVRIR, from the coding sequence ATGAGACCAGGGCATTCGATAACGATCATAAGCTGCTTGGCACTGTTGTTGGTCGCGGCCTCTTTCTCCGAAGCCCAAGCCCAGACGTACCGGAGCGCGGTGGTTGTCTCCATAGACAGACCTGAGAATTGCCTCAGGGTCAGAAGCGGACCGGGCACCAGCTATCCAATCGTGGGATGCGTACGCATGGGGGAGCGTCTGCAACTGACCGGCGCGTGGAGTCAGAACAACTGGGCCGAGATCGACCTGCCTGCAAAAGGATGGGTCACGGGGTCTCAGATTCGGCGTAGTGCGACGGTTTACGTGCCGGGAGTCGTCGTTCCCGCTCCTGCTGTAACCTACGTCGAGCCGTCTCCGGTGGTCCGCACTTATGTCCGCACCCCTTATTATCCTTATCGGCGCTACGGGTATGGCGTTTACGGTGGCCCCGGTGTTGGAGTGCGAGTCGGGCCCGGTGGCGGTGTGGCGGTTCGCGCCGGTGGCGTGGCCGTTGGTGTCGGTCCAAGGGGTGGCTGGGGCGTAAGAATCAGGTAG
- a CDS encoding MerR family transcriptional regulator: protein MKLSELAKATNVPKHTIQFYLREGLLPKPPLKRKKLADYGESYIDEIEFIKDLQENHDLPVSVIKQIIRRQRKVSRLERSLFRIQTKYLSPRAHLLTRGIAGEENFREATGLGAKWLQKFEDWGIIKPELRDGVKRYDYDDLMLGRLIVDMDVIGLGPKDGADPEALLHAVERFRELLQQINGYFAERYWGKLSEEQFFEKGTQAREIYAIYCYHLFRRLAKDDTRERVIRIEQEKASRR, encoded by the coding sequence TTGAAGTTAAGTGAACTCGCCAAAGCGACCAATGTTCCTAAGCACACAATTCAGTTTTACCTTCGGGAAGGTCTCCTTCCGAAGCCTCCTCTGAAGCGGAAGAAGCTCGCAGACTACGGCGAAAGCTATATAGATGAAATCGAATTTATCAAAGACCTTCAGGAAAACCACGACCTGCCGGTTTCAGTGATTAAGCAGATCATCAGGAGACAGCGCAAAGTATCGAGATTAGAGCGCTCATTATTCCGCATTCAGACCAAGTACCTTAGCCCGAGGGCTCACCTGCTCACGAGAGGAATAGCAGGAGAAGAGAACTTCAGGGAAGCGACCGGGCTGGGGGCCAAATGGCTTCAGAAATTCGAAGACTGGGGCATCATAAAGCCGGAGCTACGCGACGGAGTGAAGAGGTACGATTACGACGACCTGATGCTCGGCAGGTTGATAGTGGACATGGACGTTATTGGCCTCGGTCCCAAGGACGGGGCCGACCCTGAAGCCCTACTGCACGCGGTCGAACGATTTCGGGAACTCCTGCAGCAAATCAACGGTTATTTTGCCGAGCGTTATTGGGGCAAGCTCTCCGAGGAGCAATTTTTCGAGAAGGGAACGCAAGCTCGCGAGATATACGCGATTTACTGCTACCACTTGTTTCGCAGATTGGCCAAAGACGACACACGGGAACGTGTAATCCGCATAGAACAAGAGAAGGCGAGTCGTAGGTAG
- a CDS encoding acyl-CoA dehydrogenase family protein: MADFTLDEDQRQIQDMTRKFAAKELRPIARNCDEEAQFPAELLNKVWELGFCANAIPEKYGGYELGRSAVTTAIMVEELAWGDVSLTLGALSPLLMMIPILEFGTEEQKEEWLPKLCGEQFFPVTAALMEPRITFDPMDLRTIAQTKGDEIVLNGVKCMAPMADQAEHILVYASAAEGAGPGSVKAIIVDKGTPGLKIGEREKNLGLNPLPLFRVTFEDCVVPKSRLVGGDRGIDYMRLTNLSRSVLGAMAVGVARASYEYALDYAKERYAFGEPIASRQSIAFMLAESAMEVDGMRMLAWRAAWRLDRNEDATRDAALARMYCAEQTMKVVDYGVQILGGHGYIREHPVEMWFRNGRGFSTMEGLAIG; encoded by the coding sequence ATGGCTGATTTTACCCTGGACGAGGATCAACGGCAGATCCAGGACATGACCCGAAAGTTCGCGGCCAAGGAACTCAGGCCGATTGCCCGGAATTGCGACGAAGAGGCCCAATTTCCGGCCGAACTCCTGAACAAAGTATGGGAACTGGGCTTTTGTGCCAACGCAATCCCCGAAAAATACGGCGGATATGAACTGGGTCGTTCCGCGGTTACTACGGCCATAATGGTCGAGGAGTTGGCCTGGGGCGACGTAAGTCTCACCCTGGGGGCCCTTTCTCCTCTCTTAATGATGATACCCATCCTCGAATTCGGTACCGAGGAACAGAAGGAAGAGTGGCTGCCAAAACTCTGCGGGGAACAATTCTTCCCTGTCACGGCAGCCTTAATGGAGCCGAGGATAACGTTCGATCCGATGGATCTTCGCACCATCGCACAGACCAAAGGAGACGAGATAGTCCTCAATGGCGTCAAGTGCATGGCGCCTATGGCCGATCAGGCCGAGCACATATTGGTTTACGCCTCAGCGGCCGAAGGTGCGGGGCCCGGCTCGGTAAAAGCCATAATTGTGGACAAGGGCACACCGGGTCTCAAAATTGGTGAGCGGGAAAAGAACCTGGGGCTCAATCCTCTGCCCTTGTTTCGAGTGACTTTTGAAGACTGTGTAGTGCCCAAATCGCGGTTGGTGGGCGGGGACCGGGGGATTGATTACATGAGGTTAACCAATCTCTCGAGGTCGGTCCTTGGCGCCATGGCGGTTGGAGTTGCCCGTGCTTCGTACGAGTACGCCCTGGACTATGCCAAAGAAAGGTATGCATTCGGGGAACCCATTGCCAGCCGCCAGTCCATTGCTTTCATGCTGGCCGAGTCTGCCATGGAGGTAGATGGTATGCGTATGCTGGCATGGCGCGCGGCTTGGCGCCTGGATCGAAACGAGGACGCCACACGAGACGCAGCTCTGGCAAGGATGTATTGCGCCGAGCAGACTATGAAAGTTGTCGATTACGGCGTGCAGATCCTGGGAGGCCACGGGTACATCCGTGAGCATCCTGTGGAGATGTGGTTCCGGAACGGCCGAGGGTTTTCCACCATGGAAGGTCTGGCCATAGGCTGA
- a CDS encoding acyl-CoA dehydrogenase family protein, translating to MIDFELLPATEQGRQMVRALAEGVFRPVSRYYDDHEHDKVQQLYDVVERMGLKTFKQGSGSKPDADGKRTSEPNVSLVVNMEELSWGDVGIMLAFPVRGLGNSAIDAVATKEQKARFGAKFTAMAITEPGAGSDTAAITTTAKLDPETNEWILNGEKIFVTSGFHSEAVVVWATLNKSKGRAAIKSFVVEKGTPGITVTKLEHKLGIRASDTASIVLEDCRIPYDNILGSPEVAERREGLGGAMATFDATRPGVAAMAIGVARASLEFTKEKLEAEGYSFPYDVSLHKLNYVQKTMMEMEANLEVARLLNWRAASMLDDKLRNSLEASIAKAKAGRAATLVTQKCVELLGPLGYSREWLAEKWMRDSKITDIFEGTGQIQMLVIARNILGFSRDMLK from the coding sequence ATGATAGACTTTGAACTACTACCGGCAACCGAACAAGGCCGACAAATGGTCCGTGCTCTTGCAGAAGGTGTGTTCAGGCCGGTGTCTCGGTACTATGACGACCACGAGCATGATAAGGTGCAGCAGCTATATGACGTGGTCGAGAGGATGGGCCTCAAGACCTTCAAACAGGGCAGTGGAAGCAAGCCGGACGCGGATGGAAAAAGAACCTCCGAACCCAATGTCTCCCTGGTGGTAAACATGGAAGAGCTTTCCTGGGGCGACGTCGGGATCATGCTCGCCTTTCCCGTTCGCGGTTTAGGCAATTCGGCCATTGACGCAGTTGCCACCAAGGAACAAAAGGCCCGATTCGGGGCAAAGTTTACCGCAATGGCCATCACCGAACCGGGCGCGGGTTCGGATACCGCCGCGATCACCACCACAGCCAAGCTCGACCCTGAGACAAACGAGTGGATTCTTAACGGCGAAAAGATATTCGTTACATCGGGTTTTCACAGCGAAGCCGTCGTGGTCTGGGCCACCCTGAACAAAAGCAAGGGTCGGGCCGCAATCAAGAGCTTCGTCGTAGAGAAGGGCACACCAGGGATAACGGTTACCAAACTGGAGCACAAATTAGGTATCCGCGCGTCCGACACGGCCTCGATTGTTTTGGAGGACTGCCGCATCCCCTATGACAACATCCTGGGCAGCCCGGAGGTCGCAGAGAGGCGAGAGGGCCTGGGCGGAGCAATGGCCACTTTTGACGCCACCCGGCCGGGTGTGGCTGCCATGGCCATCGGCGTGGCCCGAGCCTCGTTGGAGTTCACCAAAGAGAAGCTGGAAGCCGAAGGCTACTCCTTCCCCTACGACGTTAGCCTCCACAAACTCAATTACGTGCAAAAGACAATGATGGAGATGGAGGCCAATCTTGAAGTCGCGCGGTTGCTCAACTGGCGCGCGGCATCCATGCTGGACGACAAGCTAAGGAACAGCTTGGAAGCCTCCATAGCCAAAGCCAAAGCCGGCCGCGCGGCTACTCTGGTTACTCAGAAGTGCGTGGAACTCCTCGGGCCGCTCGGTTACTCGCGAGAATGGCTGGCCGAGAAGTGGATGAGAGACTCGAAGATCACCGATATCTTCGAGGGCACCGGCCAGATTCAGATGCTGGTGATCGCGCGCAACATTCTGGGCTTTTCGCGTGACATGTTGAAGTGA
- a CDS encoding SCP2 sterol-binding domain-containing protein — protein sequence MALSTVTEVFENMSQVFNAAAAAGLNMVFQFHITGDEAGDWNIVVKDSTCQVSKGVHESPTVSLTMADADWLAMCNGTLNGMTAFMTGKLKASGDIMAAQRIQTLFPLR from the coding sequence ATGGCACTCAGTACCGTTACCGAAGTATTCGAAAACATGTCACAGGTTTTTAATGCAGCAGCAGCGGCCGGCCTGAACATGGTTTTTCAATTCCACATCACGGGTGATGAAGCAGGAGACTGGAACATCGTGGTCAAGGACAGCACGTGCCAGGTGAGCAAGGGCGTTCACGAGAGCCCTACCGTGAGCCTCACCATGGCGGACGCGGACTGGCTGGCCATGTGCAACGGCACCTTGAACGGCATGACCGCTTTCATGACCGGCAAATTGAAAGCCTCCGGGGACATCATGGCCGCTCAGCGAATTCAGACTCTGTTCCCTTTGAGGTGA
- a CDS encoding MaoC family dehydratase, giving the protein MTFTSPAQNRYFEDYVVGAVHEFGSVTIEEGEIIEFAKRFDPQPFHTDPEKAKESAFGGLIASGWHTASLVMRLLVDHYVSRVASLGSPGVDELRWRKPVRPGDTLSVRVTVLESRVSRSKPDRGTIRSYIEALNQHREVVMTWKGMGMFRCRKGTEKNP; this is encoded by the coding sequence ATGACATTCACATCTCCTGCTCAAAACCGCTATTTCGAGGATTACGTTGTCGGAGCCGTCCACGAGTTCGGCTCGGTTACCATTGAGGAGGGCGAAATTATCGAATTCGCCAAGCGCTTCGATCCGCAGCCCTTTCACACAGATCCGGAGAAGGCAAAGGAGTCGGCCTTTGGCGGATTGATCGCCAGCGGGTGGCACACCGCGAGCCTGGTCATGCGGCTTCTGGTTGACCATTACGTTTCACGGGTGGCCAGCTTGGGTTCGCCCGGTGTAGACGAGCTGCGTTGGCGCAAGCCTGTTCGTCCCGGCGACACCCTTTCGGTTCGCGTGACTGTGCTCGAATCCAGGGTCTCTCGGTCGAAACCCGATCGAGGAACAATTCGGTCGTACATCGAGGCGCTGAACCAGCATCGCGAGGTCGTGATGACCTGGAAGGGAATGGGTATGTTTCGGTGCCGGAAGGGGACGGAGAAGAACCCTTGA
- a CDS encoding DMT family transporter, translating into MRQYKFVKGYSLVVAATAIWSGNFIVARVLAHSVPPVTLVVLRSAIAAIVLLPFVMRPLRDEITIIYKHLGYLALTAFLGLSVCNTLVYVAAETSTALNLTLIAICSPVFTLIFARLFLGDTLTFRRIIGLIAAMSGVVFLITDGQPARLAHLTFSDGDLWMLGQAASFALYSILVRMKPAELHPLTFLFSLFVLGLIVLLPWLAWELSGTKAIEVSPTIVGAILYLGIGPSLLAYLFWNQSVAIIGPSRAALVYYCLPLFGGGEALLLLGEPINAVHVLSGILILAGIVFATWE; encoded by the coding sequence ATCAGGCAGTACAAGTTCGTCAAAGGCTATTCGCTCGTTGTGGCCGCAACCGCGATTTGGTCGGGGAATTTCATCGTCGCCAGAGTCCTCGCGCATTCAGTGCCGCCGGTAACTTTGGTGGTTTTGCGCTCCGCCATAGCAGCAATTGTTCTGTTGCCTTTTGTGATGCGCCCATTGCGAGACGAGATCACCATAATTTATAAGCATCTCGGCTACCTTGCCTTGACGGCATTTTTAGGGTTGTCGGTGTGTAATACGCTCGTCTATGTCGCGGCTGAGACCTCGACGGCCCTGAACCTCACGCTGATCGCCATCTGTTCGCCTGTGTTCACTCTTATATTTGCTCGGCTTTTCCTCGGCGACACTCTGACTTTTCGGAGAATCATCGGTCTTATTGCTGCCATGTCGGGAGTTGTTTTCCTCATCACCGACGGTCAGCCAGCCCGTCTGGCGCATTTGACCTTTTCCGACGGTGACCTATGGATGTTGGGTCAGGCAGCTTCGTTTGCTCTGTACAGCATTCTCGTTCGCATGAAACCTGCGGAGCTGCATCCGCTGACATTTCTGTTTTCGCTGTTCGTGCTGGGCCTGATTGTGCTGCTTCCCTGGCTTGCTTGGGAATTGTCCGGAACAAAAGCGATAGAAGTTTCTCCAACAATTGTGGGGGCGATCCTCTATCTAGGCATTGGCCCATCGCTACTGGCGTACCTGTTTTGGAACCAGTCGGTTGCAATAATTGGTCCGAGCCGAGCCGCTCTTGTCTATTACTGCCTGCCGTTGTTCGGCGGCGGAGAGGCCCTTTTATTGTTGGGTGAACCGATAAATGCTGTTCACGTCCTGAGCGGAATATTGATTCTGGCTGGTATTGTCTTCGCCACATGGGAATAA
- a CDS encoding DUF1579 domain-containing protein, whose amino-acid sequence MAKKAKKEGEMDMQAMMEVYQKLAIPGKPHKMLAKLVGSWTTKTKGWMEPDKPPMESTGTCKQKMLFGGRYLQQEYASKMMGSPFAGINVIGYDNYTKKYVSIWFDSMSTGIYYFEGTASKDGKTITQTCTYDDPVRGPSVWRSVTKIVDDNTMEYEMFFTSKGGKEEKMMEMTVSRKR is encoded by the coding sequence ATGGCCAAGAAAGCTAAAAAGGAAGGCGAGATGGATATGCAGGCGATGATGGAAGTGTACCAGAAGCTGGCAATCCCGGGTAAACCCCACAAGATGCTTGCGAAGCTGGTGGGATCTTGGACCACCAAGACCAAGGGATGGATGGAACCCGACAAACCCCCAATGGAAAGCACAGGGACCTGCAAACAGAAAATGCTCTTTGGCGGGCGTTACCTGCAGCAGGAGTATGCCAGCAAGATGATGGGGAGTCCGTTCGCCGGCATCAACGTGATCGGGTACGACAACTATACCAAGAAGTATGTGTCGATCTGGTTCGATTCGATGAGCACCGGTATCTATTATTTTGAAGGCACCGCAAGCAAGGACGGTAAGACCATCACGCAGACATGTACCTACGACGATCCGGTCAGAGGCCCGTCAGTATGGCGCAGCGTGACCAAGATCGTGGATGACAACACCATGGAGTATGAAATGTTCTTCACCTCCAAAGGGGGCAAGGAAGAGAAGATGATGGAAATGACCGTTTCCAGGAAGCGATGA
- a CDS encoding VOC family protein: MQKITPHLWYDKEAKEAARFYTSIFRESKVSYAATIHNTPSGTVDVITIELSGQEFTLISAGPFFKFTPAVSLLVACDTKEEVDALWHELSQGGSALMELGEYPFSEKYGWIQDRYGLSWQLMFIGDRKVKQKITPTLMFVGKQCRKAEEAINFYVSVFHNARVGDIVRYGKGEEPDKEGTIKHAAFTLEGQAFAAMDSAHVHDFAFNEAISFMVHCDTQEEIDYFWGKLSADPQAEQCGWLKDKYGLSWQIVPTVMNEMLKDKDRKKIDRVTQAFLKMKKFDIEALKRAFEGNV; encoded by the coding sequence ATGCAAAAAATCACACCACATTTATGGTACGATAAAGAAGCTAAGGAAGCGGCCCGATTTTACACCTCCATCTTCAGAGAATCAAAGGTCAGCTACGCGGCAACCATTCATAACACCCCTTCAGGCACGGTGGATGTCATTACCATTGAACTTTCCGGCCAAGAATTTACTCTGATCTCCGCCGGCCCGTTTTTCAAGTTCACTCCAGCCGTTTCACTTCTTGTTGCCTGCGACACGAAAGAAGAAGTCGATGCATTATGGCATGAACTGTCACAAGGGGGGTCGGCGCTTATGGAGCTTGGCGAATATCCGTTTAGCGAAAAATACGGTTGGATCCAGGACAGGTATGGCCTTTCGTGGCAATTGATGTTCATCGGCGACCGAAAGGTAAAGCAGAAAATTACCCCAACGCTTATGTTTGTGGGCAAGCAATGCCGAAAAGCGGAAGAGGCGATCAATTTTTACGTGTCGGTGTTCCACAATGCAAGAGTCGGGGACATCGTACGCTACGGCAAAGGTGAAGAACCCGATAAAGAAGGAACAATAAAGCACGCTGCTTTTACGCTTGAAGGCCAGGCGTTTGCGGCCATGGACAGCGCGCATGTTCATGACTTTGCTTTCAATGAAGCCATTTCGTTCATGGTGCACTGCGATACTCAAGAAGAAATAGACTACTTCTGGGGGAAGCTCTCCGCTGACCCACAAGCTGAACAGTGCGGTTGGCTAAAAGACAAGTATGGCCTCTCATGGCAAATTGTTCCAACCGTCATGAACGAGATGCTCAAGGACAAGGACCGGAAGAAAATAGACCGGGTAACCCAAGCATTTCTCAAAATGAAGAAATTCGATATTGAAGCTCTCAAGCGGGCATTTGAGGGAAACGTATAA
- a CDS encoding helix-hairpin-helix domain-containing protein, translated as MRKALTIPRSKLNEPTQLEDLPNIGKSIAADLRRIGIFRPDQLAEREPIAVFRALSEVMGHRHDPCVLYTLMSVKHFLKSGEAVPWWKFTAEGKDLLKSSKDGGQQ; from the coding sequence ATGAGAAAGGCCCTGACAATACCACGGTCTAAACTAAACGAACCCACGCAACTGGAGGACCTGCCAAACATTGGCAAATCTATTGCGGCCGATCTTCGGCGTATTGGAATATTCAGGCCCGATCAACTTGCCGAACGTGAACCCATTGCCGTGTTTCGTGCACTGTCAGAAGTCATGGGCCATCGCCACGATCCCTGTGTGCTCTATACGCTAATGTCGGTAAAGCATTTTCTTAAGAGCGGCGAAGCTGTGCCGTGGTGGAAGTTCACCGCCGAAGGAAAGGATCTTCTAAAATCAAGCAAGGATGGAGGTCAGCAATGA
- a CDS encoding VOC family protein gives MFKHTKAFSSFSVNDLQEAKKFYGQTLGLEISEMPEGLELHIAGGTRVFAYPKPNHVPATFTILNFPVDNVEEAVGELTKRGVHFEVYSKGDLKTDERGIFRGEGMKIAWFKDPAGNFLSVLEEK, from the coding sequence ATGTTCAAACATACAAAAGCATTTAGCAGTTTTTCGGTAAACGATTTACAGGAAGCGAAAAAATTCTATGGCCAGACACTCGGCCTGGAGATTTCTGAAATGCCTGAGGGGCTGGAACTGCATATTGCGGGCGGCACCAGGGTATTCGCATATCCCAAACCCAACCACGTTCCGGCAACGTTTACGATCCTTAATTTTCCCGTAGACAATGTTGAGGAAGCCGTAGGTGAGCTGACCAAGCGAGGCGTGCACTTTGAGGTCTACAGTAAAGGCGACCTTAAAACAGACGAACGCGGTATTTTCCGCGGTGAAGGCATGAAAATAGCGTGGTTTAAAGACCCTGCCGGCAACTTCCTGTCCGTGCTTGAGGAAAAATAA
- a CDS encoding winged helix-turn-helix transcriptional regulator gives MSPDKLSTTFAALADPTRRAILARLTAGESTVTELAKPFKMSLPAISKHLKMLERAGLIARGRDAQRRPCRLQAGPLKEVADWVERYRSFWEESLDRLGDYLLELQTKE, from the coding sequence ATGTCACCCGATAAACTCAGCACCACATTCGCGGCCCTCGCCGATCCCACTCGCCGAGCGATCCTGGCTCGCCTTACCGCAGGTGAGAGCACCGTGACCGAACTGGCCAAGCCCTTCAAGATGAGCCTTCCTGCCATTTCCAAGCATCTAAAGATGTTGGAGCGCGCGGGCCTGATCGCGCGCGGTCGAGATGCGCAGCGGCGACCCTGCCGGCTCCAGGCGGGGCCGCTCAAGGAAGTCGCCGACTGGGTCGAGCGCTATCGCAGTTTTTGGGAGGAGAGCCTCGATCGATTGGGCGATTACCTACTCGAACTGCAAACAAAGGAGTAA
- a CDS encoding DUF4331 family protein — protein MSNHFTGLSLGPPLGDQRLDLCDLYAFQSPTDPSRTVIILNANPQADALHPDAIYRLNIDNDGDCLTDIAISYVFSPPQNGMQTVNVFVAKGAESRSVEAVGTKIIADAEVSFGANPNIVKSAAYTFFAGARSDAFFFDYDGIKNLFDTSGGRNFTAPHLGGKSPWTGVDSNTEANVFSTVIELPTSELGANPEIRIWGRCSVRKDGKLLHVDRAGHPSVSSFFNTDDTKLEFNASEPVNDRKRWTDQFVHLMGHTGNYTSEEAIAAIDAHRILPDMLCFDPSKPAKYPNGRVFTDDVIDHRLAFLSKGDIPPTGLKPHTDILKEFPYIGTPHQKKS, from the coding sequence ATGTCGAACCATTTTACCGGACTCAGTCTCGGTCCACCTCTCGGGGACCAAAGACTCGACCTGTGCGACCTATACGCGTTCCAGTCGCCCACTGACCCATCGAGGACTGTGATCATCCTCAATGCAAATCCGCAAGCCGACGCGCTTCATCCTGACGCCATCTACCGACTCAACATTGACAACGACGGAGACTGCCTGACGGACATCGCGATCAGTTACGTGTTCTCGCCACCGCAAAACGGCATGCAGACCGTGAACGTCTTCGTGGCAAAAGGCGCGGAATCCCGCTCGGTCGAAGCTGTCGGGACGAAGATCATCGCCGATGCCGAAGTCTCCTTCGGCGCCAACCCCAACATTGTCAAGTCCGCGGCGTACACTTTCTTCGCCGGTGCTCGCAGCGACGCTTTCTTTTTCGACTACGACGGAATTAAGAATCTGTTCGATACCTCGGGCGGCAGAAATTTCACCGCACCCCACCTGGGCGGCAAGTCTCCGTGGACAGGGGTGGATTCAAATACGGAAGCCAATGTGTTCTCGACAGTGATCGAGCTGCCGACAAGCGAACTCGGTGCGAACCCGGAGATCCGGATCTGGGGGCGGTGCAGCGTGCGCAAGGACGGCAAGCTGCTTCATGTCGATCGCGCCGGCCACCCGAGCGTAAGCAGCTTCTTCAATACCGACGACACCAAATTGGAATTCAACGCCAGCGAGCCGGTCAACGATCGCAAGCGTTGGACGGATCAGTTTGTCCACTTGATGGGACATACGGGCAATTACACCAGCGAAGAGGCAATCGCCGCGATCGATGCTCACCGCATTCTGCCCGACATGCTGTGCTTCGATCCTTCGAAGCCCGCGAAGTATCCAAACGGCCGCGTTTTTACTGACGACGTCATCGATCATCGCCTCGCCTTCCTCTCCAAGGGCGATATTCCCCCCACCGGCCTCAAGCCGCACACGGACATTCTCAAGGAGTTCCCCTACATTGGCACGCCGCATCAGAAGAAGAGCTGA